In the genome of Vicia villosa cultivar HV-30 ecotype Madison, WI linkage group LG7, Vvil1.0, whole genome shotgun sequence, one region contains:
- the LOC131618012 gene encoding 1-aminocyclopropane-1-carboxylate oxidase homolog 12-like, whose translation MATKLEYDRASELKAFDETKDGVKGLVDACITTIPRIFHHDFDKDSTYSSSSTTKLAVPSIDLVDIHLDPTKRKAVVEKIREASETWGFFQIVNHGIEVSVLDEMKNGVVRFFEQDSEVKRELYSRDVTKPLVYNSNIDLYSSPAASWRDTFHCFMAPHSPKPEDLPSVCRDIMLEYSKQVMKLGSVLFELLSEALGLNPNYLNDIGCNEGLAVVYHYYPSCPQPELTLGAIKHTDNDFLTVLLQDHIGGLQLLRENSWIDVSPIPGALIISIGDLLQLITNDKFKSVEHRVVSNYVGPRISVASLFSTSLQPATKLYGPIKELVSEDNPPKYRETTVRDYVEFCMTRNSYGTSHLPYFKI comes from the exons ATGGCAACAAAACTTGAGTATGATAGAGCGAGTGAGCTGAAAGCTTTTGATGAAACAAAAGACGGTGTTAAAGGACTTGTTGATGCTTGTATCACAACGATCCCTCGCATATTCCATCATGACTTTGATAAAGATTCAACTTATTCATCTTCAAGTACCACCAAACTTGCTGTTCCTTCTATTGATCTTGTTGATATTCATTTAGATCCAACAAAAAGAAAAGCAGTTGTTGAGAAAATTAGGGAAGCATCTGAGACATGGGGTTTCTTTCAAATTGTTAATCATGGAATAGAAGTTAGTGTTTTGGATGAGATGAAGAACGGAGTTGTGAGATTCTTTGAGCAAGATTCTGAGGTGAAAAGAGAATTATACTCGCGTGATGTTACGAAACCTTTGGTTTATAATAGTAACATTGATCTTTATAGTTCACCAGCTGCTAGTTGGAGGGATACCTTTCACTGTTTCATGGCTCCTCATTCTCCTAAACCAGAAGATTTGCCATCAGTTTGCAG AGATATAATGTTGGAATATTCGAAGCAAGTTATGAAACTAGGAAGTGTATTGTTTGAGTTATTATCAGAAGCACTTGGACTGAATCCAAACTATTTAAATGATATTGGATGCAACGAGGGACTTGCAGTTGTTTACCATTACTATCCTTCCTGTCCACAACCGGAATTAACTTTGGGAGCAATCAAACATACTGACAATGATTTTCTCACCGTGCTTCTACAAGATCATATTGGCGGCCTACAACTTCTTCGTGAAAATAGTTGGATTGATGTATCACCTATACCCGGTGCTTTAATCATCAGCATTGGCGATCTTCTACAG CTTATAACAAATGACAAATTCAAGAGTGTTGAGCATAGAGTAGTGTCAAACTATGTTGGTCCAAGAATATCTGTTGCAAGCCTTTTTAGCACAAGTCTTCAACCAGCAACAAAACTTTATGGTCCTATAAAAGAATTAGTATCAGAAGACAATCCTCCAAAGTATAGGGAAACTACGGTTCGTGATTATGTTGAATTCTGCATGACAAGAAACTCTTATGGAACATCTCATTTGCCATATTTCAAGATTTGA
- the LOC131616133 gene encoding hydroquinone glucosyltransferase-like, which yields MEKSIHIAVVPGVGYSHLFPLLQFSKLLVHLHPYFHVTCLVPSLGSPPSESKTILQALPSNINCTFLPSVDSKDLPQGIPLEIQLQLTLAHSLPSIHEALKSLSSRTPLVALLVDSFAVKALDLAKEFNMLSYVYFPSAATTLSSYYHLLKLDKVTSCEYRDLPEAIQLPGFVPIHGRDLVDQVQDRSSQTYKLLLERVERIRLVDGILINSFLEIERGSIEALAEEGSGNPPVYAVGPIIQKGAKDGHDVQGLECLSWLDKHEPCSVLYVSFGSGGTLSQEQIDELAFGLELSNHKFLWVLRAPSSSANSAYLSQNDVDPLEFLPSGFLERTKEKGLVIPSWAPQIQILSHSSVGGFLTHCGWNSTLESMVHGVPLITWPLFAEQRTNAVMLSEGLKVGVRPRLNENGIVERVQIAELIKRLLEGEEGEKLRNSMKELKEAANSAVKEDGSSTKTLSQLALKWRNLV from the coding sequence ATGGAGAAATCTATTCATATTGCAGTTGTTCCTGGTGTTGGATATAGCCATTTATTCCCACTTCTTCAATTCTCCAAACTACTTGTTCATCTTCATCCATATTTTCATGTCACATGTTTAGTTCCCTCGCTTGGATCACCTCCATCTGAATCTAAAACAATCCTTCAAGCTCTTCCGTCGAACATCAACTGTACTTTTCTTCCATCAGTGGACTCCAAAGATCTTCCACAAGGAATTCCCTTAGAAATTCAACTTCAACTCACACTGGCTCATTCATTGCCATCAATCCACGAGGCCTTGAAGTCCTTATCTTCAAGGACACCCCTTGTGGCCTTACTGGTTGATTCGTTTGCAGTTAAAGCATTGGATTTGGCTAAGGAATTCAACATGTTGTCTTATGTTTATTTTCCTTCTGCAGCTACTACTTTGTCTTCATACTATCATTTGCTCAAATTGGATAAGGTAACATCATGCGAGTATAGAGATCTTCCAGAGGCTATTCAATTACCAGGGTTTGTACCGATTCACGGCCGTGATCTTGTTGATCAAGTTCAAGATAGATCAAGTCAAACTTATAAACTCTTGCTCGAGCGAGTTGAGAGAATCCGTCTTGTTGATGGCATTCTTATTAATAGCTTCCTAGAAATTGAAAGAGGATCTATAGAAGCACTGGCAGAAGAAGGAAGTGGTAACCCTCCTGTGTATGCTGTTGGACCTATTATCCAAAAGGGAGCAAAAGATGGTCATGATGTTCAAGGGCTGGAGTGTCTGTCATGGTTGGATAAACATGAACCTTGTTCGGTTTTGTATGTTTCGTTTGGGAGTGGTGGCACACTTTCACAAGAGCAGATTGATGAGTTGGCTTTTGGTTTGGAATTGAGTAATCATAAGTTTTTATGGGTGTTAAGAGCGCCGAGTAGCTCGGCGAATTCAGCATATCTTTCACAAAATGATGTTGATCCTTTGGAGTTTTTACCATCGGGGTTTTTGGAGAGAACTAAGGAAAAAGGTTTGGTTATTCCATCATGGGCACCACAGATTCAAATCTTGAGTCACAGTTCAGTTGGAGGGTTCTTGACTCATTGTGGTTGGAATTCAACTCTTGAGAGTATGGTCCATGGTGTGCCACTGATCACATGGCCTTTGTTTGCGGAGCAGAGAACGAATGCGGTTATGCTGAGTGAGGGCTTAAAAGTTGGAGTCAGGCCAAGACTTAATGAGAATGGAATTGTGGAAAGAGTACAAATTGCTGAGTTGATCAAGCGTCTCTTGGAAGGAGAAGAAGGTGAGAAACTGCGCAATAGTATGAAGGAGTTGAAAGAAGCTGCTAATAGTGCAGTTAAAGAAGATGGTTCTTCTACAAAGACTCTTTCTCAATTGGCACTCAAATGGAGAAATTTGGTATAG